The genomic DNA CTGCATTTGATACCCAACAAAGGAGTGGAACCTAAGCGCACACATCTACGTAAAGGAGGTGACATATGGCACGAAACATCACATTCGATGAGCTGATCGTCAAAATTAGTGCTGCGCATGTCATCGTTGATGAAGCCATTAAGCCAGCACTTGAGGCCGCATCCGTCAAAGTCAAGGAAACGGCGGAACAAAAATTTGGCCACTACCAGGATTCGGTGGCGGGAGGCCAGTTCCCCGCTTGGGCAGCCCTTTCCACGACATATCTACAACGCAAACTAGCCGCTGGTTCATCTGGAGACGATCCGCTTATCGGTGCACCAGGACTAAGACGTGATGGCGGTACTCCCCTTTCAGAATCCATCCAATACACCGTACGCGGTCTCAATGCTTACATCGGGACGGATAGTGAAGTTTCCGAATTTCACGAATTTGGTACGATCCACGCCCCGCCGCGTCCGTTTTTGAGACCGGCGCTTTTCCAATCGAAACAACAAATAGTGAAAAACATGGGCGCGGCGGTGCAGGCTGCACTTATTTCATATTTCGGCAAATAGGAGAGTTGAACATGTTAAACCGCAAAATCAAACGCGTTGAAGTAAATGACGAATTGCGTATCACACTCGATGAGTCAGACCATCGCCGTACCACATTCACGCTGTACGTCAATGTCATGGGCGAATGGGTTGCAAAGGCGACTCGCACAATGGAACACCCGGACGCAAACAAGCATCTGCAATTGGTGCATCGTGCTAAACAAGCGTTACGCAAAGCAAATAGACACCATAAGCACACGCCAAATGTCGAAACACTTCGTGCTGCTGAACACTTGCAACAGGTTGCTGAACAAGCACAAACGATATTTCAACACTACGCAGATCAGCGTGATGCACTGGTACGCGAGTTGTACATCGAAGCGGGTGTACTGGACCAAAGCAATATCGATGAATTTGATAGCAAAGTAGCCGAGTTACGGGCGGTGAATGAATAATGTCAGGAGAAATTTACAATTTAGAAGTCGTCATATCCGCCTATGACCGAGCACTTGCACCGTTAAAAGCAGTATCAGCTCAACTTACGGCGACATCGAAACAATATGCGGTCATGCAGAAGGCCATGAAAGCGGCTGGCGCTACGTCTAGTGAACTTGGCGCATTACAACAGCGCATGGATGCATTGGCTCGCAGCGACGCCTTTTCAAAGATGGCACCGCAGCTCAAATCGGTCGGTGCTCAGACGTATCAAATCGAACAGCTGGCCAATGGTCTAAATAAACTGGCAACGGCACGAGATAAAATAGCGTCAGGTCAGTCACTACTGGCTAAAGGCGGAATGGCTATTGCTGGCGGTTTGGCAATAGGTGCATCCCTAATTGAGCCGATCAAGAACGCGATGGATCTCCAGAAGTCTATGATGCAAGTCCAAATCGCAAGTGGGGCCAATCCGAATCAAGTAAAACAACTCACTGCCAATGCAATGCTCGGAAGCCTTGATACAGGCATATCGAGTGTGATGGTCGCACAGGTTCAGCAAGCACTCGCACAGTCCCGTTTGCCGTTGGCTAACATTCTAAGCAAAAACACGTTTGACCA from Alicyclobacillus dauci includes the following:
- a CDS encoding HK97-gp10 family putative phage morphogenesis protein encodes the protein MARNITFDELIVKISAAHVIVDEAIKPALEAASVKVKETAEQKFGHYQDSVAGGQFPAWAALSTTYLQRKLAAGSSGDDPLIGAPGLRRDGGTPLSESIQYTVRGLNAYIGTDSEVSEFHEFGTIHAPPRPFLRPALFQSKQQIVKNMGAAVQAALISYFGK